The genomic DNA GTAAAAAACTAAGCGAGCATGACCTCAGGCTCAAATTGGAGAAttgtaagaaggagagagaagagaaagagccCGTGGATCAGAGAGGCTCGAAAAGGGAACGGGCAACGACCCCTCCGGAAAGACGTCAACACACCTCATCCAGGAGGGAGGAGCGACGTAGACGCAGAGACAATCGTGAAGAGGAGTCGCAGGCGCGAGCTGGAGGAGGGGGACGCCGCGAACGACCTCAGGGCTCACACCATTCGAGTAATGCGGGTGGTGACAGAGAAGGAGAAGTTGTTAGAGTAAGGGACCTGAGAAAGATCTTAGATGAGATGGAGCGAGAGAAGAGAGGGCCCCCTGCCTCGGCTGCCCCCTCTCTGTTTACGGCTGCTATCCGATCATCCCCCCTACCTCGGGTGTTTAGGCACAACCCCGACCTTCTATTCAACGGTGAAGCTGACCCGGCGGAGTACCTTATTCAATTTAACACTGAGATGGAAGTCTATCAGGTGCCGGAGATGACCCGCTGCAGACTCTTCGCGGCATCACTCAGAGgtagtgcccaacaatggttctccaagttgggaccggctagcataagaacgtggaggcaattggaggacttgttcgtcagacaatttcagtcgaccctccactattcgcctcctgtggccacgttagccaacatcaagcaaagggagggggagcccttggcagaatactttcgtcggttcaacgccgaggtccccaaggtgagaggagccagtgaggagaccatcaaaaatttcttgatagcagggctgaaagaaggatcaaaattttggaagagcctccaagcgaGTGAGCCGAGGACCTTGGTCGAGTTCTATGAGCAAGCCGAACCCTTCAAGAGGGTAGAGAAATCGATGAGAGAGCTGAAAATCAGCGAAAGCTATCGAGACAAGAGGGACCGATCCTCAAGCCCTGACGAAAGGAGGAAGACGTATCGGCGTAGTTCGAGCCCGAAAAAGTCTGCCCGTGGCAAAGAGGCCACTAAAGATTCGGGAAGGCCTTATACAAGCAAATGGCAGACACACACCCCTCTGGTAGCCTCTATCGACCACATATATGCTACATATGTAGGGAAGGGGGTATTCAGGAAGGCAACTCCTCTCACAGACTACAATAAAAGAGACACTTCGAAGTATTGTGCATACCATGAGGCCACCAGACACGATACAGCTGATTATAGACAACTAAAGGATGAGATCGAGACTTTGATTAGACAAGGGAAGCTTACAGAGTGGGTTGTCAAGGAGGTTCGAAGACACAGGACGGATTATCATACCGTCCCTCCTCCACCCCCAGAAGACAAAGAAAGGGTCCCTCGGGCTGGTAGtattcatattattctaggcgggtctcacATTGGTGGAGACAGCCGGAAGGCGATGGACAGATATGCCCCGGAAGCAAAGGACAAGCCACTCACCAACGTCAATCATCTAAGCCAAAGGCCCCCGGAGCTCTTTGAAAGGGAGGCCGATGATATCGTGTTTAAGGAGAACGATGCAAAATGGGTGCATTACCCTCATACCGATGCCCTagtcataaaaatgaagattgggacggtgaatgttcaccgagcaatggtggacaccgggagctcggctgatgttttgacttatgatgcctacaaaaaactgggattattggatagagaattaacctcaacaggtGGGCACCTGTACGGGTTCACGGGAAACTCGATCGGAGTGAAAGGGATAATTTGGCTCCCGGTGACCATAGGAGAGGAGCCTCATGTGGCCACCAAGATCGCTATGTTTACAGTTGTAGACCAGCCTTGTGCCTACAATGTTATAGTGGGCAGACCCCTTATGAGGGCGatgaggatggtgacctcgatccatcatatgacgataaaattcccaacccccacgggggtaagcatcttgaagagctgtcAATATGAATCCAGGGTCTGCTACAACCAGGCACTCAAGGCGGCCGAGTCAAAAAATGCCTCAAGGGAGATAGCTGAAGCAGGTGAGTGCGACGTCCCCATGGAAGAGGCAGAGGGCAGGAAAAGAATACGTCCCGAGGGCCACGAGACTTGTAATTTGATTTCAATTGAGGAGTTGCCCGAGAACTACTTCGAGCACATGGGAATTCATGTGGAACCACGCTCAGGGGCCTTACTAATGGAAGCCTCTCAGCCCATCATGTTGATATAAGAGGGGATTGTAGAGGAagcaagtgatgaagaagagagcccAGAACAAATCGCTGCAAGACTTAGGAGAGGGAAGTGGGCACACAAAGAAACAACAATCACTATGGACCCACCCGACGGAATCACTCGAACTGTAACTGCAACCTCTGAACGCTTGATAAATCCGGCCCAAGCTCACCAGACCGAGCTCAAGGATGCGGAAGGTTTGGCAATCATGGAAATGGAAAAAACTAGTGAGGCTCGAGCAGATTTAGACCCGAGAATGCCCCCAATGGTCGAGAGGGCCGGGGCCGCAGAAGACACAATCCCGATCTTGGTAGACCCAAATGATCCCTCCAAGGTACTCAGAATAGGCTCTAACCTAAGTTCTGACTTGAGAGAGGATCTAGCCCGCTTCCTAAGGGAGaatttggatgtctttgcatggtcacactccgatatgatagggattgacccaaatgtcatgtgccaccggttcaacttggacccgaaaaagaagggggttaggcaaaagagacggccgattagtggagagagggcagaggccctcagagaagaagtggatagattaatgggggcaggacttgtgagagaagccttctaccccgtgtggctggccaaccccgtacttgtcaagaagcccaatggcaagtggaggacatgtgtagaCTTCACCGACCTGAACAAAGCTTGCCCGAAGGATAACTTTCCTCTACCCCGAATCGACCAGCTGGTTGATTCCACGGCTGGGCACGCATTGCTTAATtttatggatgcttattcgggatataaccaaatccccatgtatgggccagatcaggagcacacctcctttATTACTGATCGGGGCCTTTACTGTTACATCGGGATGCCCTTCGGGCTCCTTAATGAGGGGGCAACCTATCAGAGGCTGGTGAATAAGATGTTCAAACATCAATTGGGGAAGACTATGGAGTCCTATGTAGACGACATGCTGGTGAAATCGAAAGAAGCGAGGGATCATGTCCGCCACCTGGCAGAAATGTTCCAGATCCTAAGGGAGTACAGAATGAAGCTCAACCCCCAGAAATGTGTGTTTGGGATTGAATCAGGgaagtttttgggatttattgtcaACCATAGAGGCATCGAGGCCAACCCAACCAAGATACAAGCCCTACTCGAGATGAGATCCCCTCGACGGGTGAAGGATGTTCAAAGCTTAACGGGACGAGTGGCTGCCTTGAACCGCTTCGTCTCAAAATCCTCCGATAAATGCCAAGAGTTCTTCAAAGCAATCAAAGGAGTGGGGAGGAACTTTAAGTGGACCGAAGAATGTGAGAAAGCCTTTCAGAACATAAAGAAGCATCTCAGTAGCCCTCCAATGTTGTCCAACCCAAAGGCAGGAGAAACTTTGATCCTATACTTGGCCGTCTCCGACTTTGTAATAAGTACAGTATTAGTTCGAGAGGATGATGGTGTCCAGCTCCCggtatattatgtgagtaaaaggCTAGCCGATGCCGAAACTCGATACACAAGCCTCGAAAAGCTAGCGTATGCTCTGATTCTGGCCTCCCGAAAACTCAGGCCCTATTTTCAGGCACATAAGATAGAAGTGCGAACCTCCTACCCCCTCAGACAAGTGATGCATAGACCAGAGTCCTCTGGTCGAATGTTGAAGTGGACGGTTGAGCTCGGCCAATtcgaggtggattataagccaagGACTGCGATCAAAGGTCAAGCGTTGGCCGATTTTATGCTAGAATTTCCCCCACATCAAGAAGTGGAGCCGGGAGCCCTTGTTGTTATACCTAGCACAGAAGAAGTTGGACTGGAGAGACAAAATAGTGCCCCATGGTGGAGCCTATTTGTGGATGGTGCCTCTAACGGTGATGGAGCAGGAGCTGGAATCGAGCTAATCAGCCCAGAGGCGCACAAGATCAGACGTGCGACCTATCTGGCCTTTCATGCAACCAAtaatgatgctgagtatgaggccCTGATCAACGGTCTCAAGCTAGCTCTGGAAATGAAGGTCGAGAATTAGAGTGTGTTTAGTGACTCCATGATTGTGGTCTATCAGATAAACGGGGGGTATCAAGCTAAGGGGCCGAGAACAGAGCTTTACCTGAATTGCGCACAGAGGATAATCACAAGATTCAACGAGGTGAGGCTGGAACTAATCCCGCGTGGGCAGAATGAAGGCGCGGACGGGCTAGCTAAGCTCGGCTCACGCCGCGAGAGCACTTTGCTAGGGACCGTGCCCCTTGATATACAGAGGCAACCTAGTGTGCCCGAGCACGAGGTGGGCAGCCTCAGTAATGAGCTCGACCCCACGTGGATGACATCTATTCTAGCATACATAAGAGAAGGTTCACTTCCGGACGAAAAGAACGAGGCAAGGAGGATAAAATACAAAGCAGCCCGCTATGTGATATACGACGGGATTTTATACAGAAGAGGGTTCAGTGTTCCTCTCCTCAAATGCATAGATGGGGATGAATGCAACTATATCCTAAGGGAAGTACACGAGGgcatttgtggcaatcactcggggaGTAGCTCTCTAGCTCAGAAAATCCTCCGTCAAGGCTACTACTAGCCAACGCTGAAAAAAGACGCCTCTGAATTCTCCCGAGCTTGTGATAAGTGTCAGCGATATGCCAATTATTACAACCACCCCGTGACCTCTCtcacatccctcatgagcccCTGGCCCTTCTCCATATGGGAAATTGATCTGATTGGGGAACTCCCGAAGGCCAGGGGAGGCGTCAAGTATGCGGTGGTTGCGGTAGACTATTtcactaagtgggcagaggcCGAGCCCCTAGCCACTATCACAGCGAAAAAGCTCAGGGAGTTTGTATACAGGGCTATTGTATGTCGCTATGGCATCCCTTACAAGCTGATATCTGACAATGGGAAATAATTTGATAGCAAGGAGATGCGAGAGTTCTGTGAGCAGCTGGGGATTCATAAGAGCTTTAGCGCAGTCTGCCACCCCCAGAGTAACGGGCAGACAGaggctgttaataaaatcattaggcataccttaaaggcaaagcttgaagagaagaaaggagcATGGCCAGAAGAGCTCGCCCAGGTCCTATGGTCTTACAACACTACACCCCGAACCACAACTGGAGAGACCCCTTTTTCTCTGGTGTATGGGTGTGAAGCTATGGTGCCCGTTAAAGTGGGAGCAGGATCTTTTCGAAGGGACAACTATGACTCAGAGGAAAACGAGGTCAATCATCGGCTCTATTTGGATATGATCGAAGAAACTCGAGAAGAGGCTCAGATCAGGATAGCGGCATATCAGCAGAGGACAGCTAGGCATTACAACAGTAAGGCTCGAGCCCGAACTTtcaaggtgggagatttggttcTGCGCCGGGTCATGCCAAATACCAAGGTGGTGAGTCACGGAGTCTTTGGAGTGAGTTGGGAAGGCCCCTACAAGATAAAGTCAGTGCTctgggagggaacctaccacctcaatgatatgcaaggcaagttgatcccaagagcctggaacgcggaacaccttcgcaagtattatcagtaatattattctttccagacttagtattatcttaaaatattcctaagtctcggggggtagtgccatataggtgcctccctgagaccacaagcatgtactcttttcacttcccattatctatgaataaacgattgatctctatttgcgcacttgatattttaacttctgttaatagattaaatacccagcaggggaccccatccttgggaacccatacgaggacagaacagttgttttattaacatgttaaaacaaGTCGGGCCTCGGCCCGCTTGACGCTAAGAACATGAAATGAGCCGGGCCACGGCCCGCTTAGACAAATATGAACATATAGTAGATAAAAGATGAGGATAAAGAGGTATAGGCCCGTGATGCGAGCTCATACCCTGACCCTCAAG from Apium graveolens cultivar Ventura chromosome 5, ASM990537v1, whole genome shotgun sequence includes the following:
- the LOC141660982 gene encoding uncharacterized protein LOC141660982, translated to MDPPDGITRTVTATSERLINPAQAHQTELKDAEGLAIMEMEKTSEARADLDPRMPPMVERAGAAEDTIPILVDPNDPSKRLVNKMFKHQLGKTMESYVDDMLVKSKEARDHVRHLAEMFQILREYRMKLNPQKCVFGIESGKFLGFIVNHRGIEANPTKIQALLEMRSPRRVKDVQSLTGRVAALNRFVSKSSDKCQEFFKAIKGVGRNFKWTEECEKAFQNIKKHLSSPPMLSNPKAGETLILYLAVSDFVISTVLVREDDGVQLPVYYVSKRLADAETRYTSLEKLAYALILASRKLRPYFQAHKIEVRTSYPLRQVMHRPESSGRMLKWTVELGQFEVDYKPRTAIKGQALADFMLEFPPHQEVEPGALVVIPSTEEVGLERQNSAPWWSLFVDGASNGDGAGAGIELISPEAHKIRRATYLAFHATNNDAEYEALINGLKLALEMKINGGYQAKGPRTELYLNCAQRIITRFNEVRLELIPRGQNEGADGLAKLGSRRESTLLGTVPLDIQRQPSVPEHEVGSLSNELDPTWMTSILAYIREGSLPDEKNEARRIKYKAARYVIYDGILYRRGFSVPLLKCIDGDECNYILREVHEGICGNHSGSSSLAQKILRQGYY